The genomic interval ACATGTGTAGCATTTCCAACTGCTTCGTTTCTCTAGAGTCCTCCCGACCTCAGCTCCACCCCTCAGGACACACCAAAAGTTAGAAAGTTACCGAACCGGCCACTTTCCCAAAGGTGGGTCCAACTGAGGCAGAACCATATCTCCCCACACCAAAGCACCCACGCAACCGATCTCGAGGCTGGGCACTGGTCAGCTGGGCTGGGCGCCTGGCCACCGCTTGGGGGCTGAGCGGTCAGATGGGTCACTGGGGTCACGGGGGCACCTGGCAGGTGTCAGTCGGTTTGGAAGACTGACAGCCCACGCAGGTCAAAGAGACAGCAGCCAGGGCCAGGCCGCCCCGCGCTGGGCTCTCCGAACTTCCTAACTTGCAACTTCTGGCACTTCCCAGGGCTCGGTAGGCCGGCCGCCGCAAGCAGGCTCGCGAAAAGTTTTCCCAGTAGTTCGCGATAGGCCAGGCCTGTCCCGGGCCATCGCGATGCCCGTGGGCGCACTCCTGAGCGCGCCCGGCGTCCCGAGCCTTGGGCAGGTGAGGGCCCGCCCGCGCCGCACCTGGCGGGCTCGGTCCCCGGGGAGGGGCCCCGGCGGGAGAGACAAAGGGCCCGCGCGTGGTCCCCCGGCGCGCGGTCCCCCGGCGCGCGCTCCAACTCCCCCGCAACTTGCAAAGTGGCTGCTGCGGCCCCGGCCATTGTCCCCCGCGCCCACCTTACCCGCAGCGGGGACCAGGCTGCAGCACAGCGCCAGCAGCAGCaacggcggcggtggcggcggcggagGGGCCCGGGTCGGCGCCGTTTCCATGTCGTCCGGCGGCCGGGAGCGCCGCGCGCTCACTCGGGCTCCATGGCGCGCGCGGCGGCGGTGGATCCTCGCGGCTCCCGGCGCCTCTTGCTCCCGCCTCGGGCGCCGCGGCCCAAGACGACGCGGGAGGAGGGAGCGGAAGCCGAGCCGGTCTCCGCCCCCCGCGCCGCCCGCGCCGCCCGCGCCCCCCGCCAAGCCGCGCCCTCCTGCGGGCGCCCGGGAGCCGGGCAGGCGGGTCCCTCTTGGCCCGCGACAGGAGAGGCCCCGCGAGCAGGTGGGTCACCTGCCAGGCCCCTGCACTGacaggtgaggaaactgaggcacgtgGACGCATGACCCACACTGCCAGGAGGCCTCAGGGCTGGAAGCCGGAGGTCCCTGGAGCCAGGTCTTGGCACTTTCACAACTGCTGCCACCTGGCCCAGAGACACACGGCCCCACTTGGGAAGTACGCGGGAACAGGCGCAGAAGTGGATGGTGTGAAGGAACTGGGGGCTtttacttttagatttattttttgttgttgtgtgtatgggtgtttgcatgcatgtatgtgcaccatatgcggGAAGGAGTTCAAGACAAACAGAATAGGGTGTGGGgttccctgggactgaagttacaggtgagtgtgagccaccatgtggatgcaggAAACCGAACCCAGGtccctgaaagagcagcaagtgcttctaactgctgagccatctctccagcagagCTGTCTAGATCCTCACACCTTGGGCAGGCAAGTGCAGGTGCAATCACTTCATGTCCTTATAAAGAAAGATGATGACAGTGTCCACCTTGCAAGGTAGAGaggaagggcagaagctgaggtGGTCAGGAGGGTGCCTTCGCCCTCCTGTGGTTTATGCTaagaagagacaaaaataagAGACCAAACAAAGGAGTGAATAGCCAGAGAAGTGATActcaggcctgtaattccagccttgggAGATTGAGGCAGGGGGCTTAccttaagtttgaagccagcctgggctacctgtgAGAGCTGGTTTTAAAAGGGTTGATAGAGTCCTTGagtcccagcactgcataaagcaGACTTGATAGAACAAACAGAATGAGCAAAAGAAAAGTCAAGgttggccagcaagatggcttctGTTGACCTTCAAATCCTAGGATCACAGAATGGAAgatgagaactgactcccaaaactTGTCTTCTACAGTGGGAAAATGTGAAGACCAGGGACCAGCTAGTAGGGGGAGGGGACCCAGGCCAGGGCCCCAAGGGTCAAGACAGAGATTTTAATTCGGAAGCAGGCCAGTGGTTCAGGAAGAGCAGTCTCCTGGGGTGGCTGTATCCAGTCTCTGACCGGAAGAGGAGTCAGAAGGTCTCAGGGGCAGTAGAGAGGCTTTGCAGGGAGTGAGGACTGGAGCCAGTGTCCTTGCTGGTTCCTACTCACCcaagcccaccccccacccccctccaccTTCAACTCAGAGCCAAGAGCACAACCCCCTTCTCTATCCCCACTCTCACCCATCCCCCAAGGCCTTCCACTTTCAGCCTCGGCTCCCCACAGCCAGTGAGGATGTTAGATAAACCAGACCTCACCACTCCTCCCGTAAAAAGCTTGCTGAGGCTCCCGTGTgtcagagaagaagcagaagccttGGACTCT from Arvicanthis niloticus isolate mArvNil1 chromosome 1, mArvNil1.pat.X, whole genome shotgun sequence carries:
- the LOC143434758 gene encoding uncharacterized protein LOC143434758, whose protein sequence is MSSGGRERRALTRAPWRARRRWILAAPGASCSRLGRRGPRRRGRRERKPSRSPPPAPPAPPAPPAKPRPPAGAREPGRRVPLGPRQERPREQVGHLPGPCTDRTRCRTLSSSSAMPAWMLPCSHLDDNGLNL